The sequence TTTGTGAGCCAAAAAATCGTAAAGTGTAGGTCTGAGATTATCATGTTTTGTTCCGGAAGATATTAATTCTCTATATTCTTCAACAGAAATTTTCTGTAAAGCATCCTTGTCTGAAAGTGAATTAGAATATGCATCTATCATTTTATGAACTAAATAATCCAAAGTCCAGGTTTGCATATCATTATTATCAAAATTAACGGTATTTGTTCTGTTATAGAATTTCCGACGATTATTTGAATAATACCACCAATACATATCTGCAAGCATTGTGTTCATTATTGCATTATCGGGAAAAGCAGCTTCTTTTGCAGTTGAATCCAATTCAAAACATAAACTTTCAAAAGCATTTTCTTCAATATCATTTTTATATTTTAAATTGTAAATGAATGATTTAAGAACTTGTTCAGAGTTTTTTTCTTTTTTAGCTTTTGTATATATTTCATTTATAACTTTCAAAGCTGATTTAGGAAGACCTTTTTTGTCTAAAGAATCAATTTTATCCCATTTTTGCTCATAATATCTCATATTTTGTGCATTTAAATTTGAAGTTAGGGCAAATAAAAAAATAAATGCCGACAATAATTTCAGAATAGTTTTCATCAGTAAAATATTTTATAGTTATATTCTATAAAGATATAAAAACTTATTTAATTCCATAATTAATTAAAAGAGCTTTTCTTGTATTATCTGTAAAAAGTACAAAATTACATTTAATTCAAAAAAGTATAATTTACTAAAATTCATAAAAATATATTTGTGAATAATAGCCGGTTAAACAGAATGTTTTTTATTTTTGTTTTTTTTGAAAAATAATGATACAAAATATCAAAGAATGATAAGCAAAGAAAAAATACAGGATTTATTAAAGCGTAAAGATGCATTAAGGGGGTATCTTTGACATTGAAAACAAAGAAAAAATAATAGCAGAAAAAGAAAAAGAGTCTCAAAATCAAGACTTTTGGAATGACTCAAAACTTGCAGAACAAAAATTAAAGGAACTTTCAAAGTTAAAGTCATGGGTTAAAGATTTTAATAATATCATAGTTTCATTAGATGATTTAGAAATTATCTATGACTTTTTTGAAGCCGGCGAAAGTTCCGAAAAAGAATTAGAAGAAGTTTTTCAAACTGCCTTAACATTTATTGAAGAATTAGAATTTCGAAGAATGTTAAGTAATGACGAGGACGAATTGAATGCAATTCTTAAAATTAATCCGGGTGCAGGCGGAACAGAAAGCACAGATTGGGCCGAAATGTTAATGCGAATGTATATTCGTTGGGGAGAAAGGAACAACTATAAGGTTAAACAACTATATTATCAAGCAGGTGATGAAGCAGGAATTAAATCTGTTACACTTGAATTTGAGGGTGAATATGCTTACGGGTATTTAAAAAGTGAAAGCGGTGTTCATCGCTTGGTTCGAATTTCACCATTTGATTCCGGAAACAGAAGACATACATCTTTTGCCTCAGTTTTTGTTTCCCCTGCAATAGATGATTCTATTGAAATAGAGATAAACCCTGCAGATATAACTTGGGAAACTTTTCGCTCGGGAGGTGCAGGAGGACAAAGTGTAAATAAAATTGAAACAGGAGTAAGGGTTCGACATAAACCATCAGGAATTGCTGTTGAAAATACAGAATCTCGTTCACAGCATACTAATAAGGAAAATGCTTTAAGAATTTTAAAATCTCATTTATACGAAATTGAATTAAGAAAAAAACAAGAAAAGCAGGCAGAAATAGAAGGAAATAAAATGAAGATTGAATGGGGTTCTCAAATAAGAAATTATGTTATGCACCCTTATAAATTAGTAAAAGATAACAGAACCGGACATGAAACTTCTGATGTAAACGGAGTAATGGACGGAGACTTAAATACATTCATAAAGAAATATTTGATGCTGAAAGGAGGAAAATAAGTTAAAAAAATTAAATAATGTCAATTACACACTACTTTTCAAAAAACCCGGATAAGCGAGCAAAATTTATTTTTAATCTAATTGCTCCTTTATACGGAAAATTAGACAATAAATTACAAGAAGGGTTTAAATACTCTTCAATTGAATTGGATAAAGAAATTATGGTAACAGGCAAAACTGTTTTGGATATAGGTTCGGGAACAGGTGCCTGGGGTGCATCAATAAATAAATTGGGAGCATTAAAAACTGAAGGAATTGATTTTTCGGAAAAAATGGTAAAACAAGCAAAAAAAAATCATCCCGGCATTAATTTTTCAGTTGCTGATGCAGAAAGTTTATCCGATTTTGAAGATAATTCATTTGATATTGTTACTGCATCATTTGTTTTACACGGAGTTAAAAAAGAAAAAAGAAAGAAAATGCTCAATGAAATGAAAAGAATTTCAAAAAAATATGTTGTCTTGCATGATTTTATCGGAAGAACACCTGTTTTTATAAGGTTCTTAGAATTTCTGGAAAGAAGTGATTACAAAAACTTTAAGAAAAACTTTTGTTCTGAATTAGAAGAAAAATTTCCTAAAACCACAAAAATATCTTCTAAATTCGGTTCAGGTTTATATATTGCAGAAAAAAATAAAAATGAAAATATATCATAATCCTCGTTGCAAAAAAAGTCGTGCAGGTTTAGAATATCTTGAAGAAAAGAAAATTAGCTTTACAAAAATAATGTATCTAAAAGATGAACCTTTTACTGACGAAACTTTAAAATCTCTTTTAAAAAAGATGAACAAAACACCTTTGGAAATAATAAGAACACAAGAAAAAGAATATAAAGATAATTTCAAAGGAAAAATCTTTACTGACGATGAATGGATAAAAATTATGGTCAAAAATCCTAAATTTATTCAACGCCCTATTATTGAAACCGAAAATAAAGCTGTTTTAGGAGATCCTCCGTCAAATATTGAAGAAATTTTATGATAAAGTTGTATTTTTAATCTTACAAGCAAGCATCTCTCCTTAAAAAACATAATTATAAAATGATAATATCAGAAGAATTAAGAAGAAGTAATATTGCAGAATATATTTTATATATGTGGCAAATAGAAGATTTAATGAGAACAATGAATTTCAACATTGAAAAAATTAAAACTGACATTATTGATAAGTATGATATTTCCGATGAAATGAAAGAAAACATGTACAACTGGTATAACGGTATGTTGCAAATGATTGAATTGGAAAACATTAAAAAATCAGGTCATTTACAAGTGATCATAAATTTAGTTAATGATCTTAACGACTTACATTTATGGCTATTAAACAATCCTGCGGAGATTAAATACCGAAAAATATTTGAACTTGCTTTACCTCATATTAAAGCATTAGAAGAAAGAATGCAAGGAACTTCAATAAACGATATTGATGTTTGTTTACACGGATTATATGCCTTAATGCTGTTAAACTTACAAAAAAAAGAAGTCTTAAAAGACACAAAAACAGCATTAAACACTTTTAAAGAACTAATATCTTATTTAGCATCAAAGTACCACGACCGCGAAAAAAATCCTGACAAATATTTTCAATAAAAGAATATAAAAAGTCGTTTTTCTGCAATTCATTAAAGTCACTAATTATTTATTATTATATTTGCACTTGGCTTATTTTTTGTTTACATTTTGTCAAAATTAAGTTACATTTATAGTTATAATAATTTACTAATCTGATTTTTAATGAAAAGAATATTACTTTTTGCATTATCAATATCAGTTGTCTTTTTTATTTCATTTTACTTGTACTCCTGTAAAGGAGAAGATTCTGATAATGAAAAAAACAATGAAATGCCTGAAATAAATCAATCAGTAAAAACTTTTAAATTCAAAAACAGACTGTTCAGCATTCCCTCCCCTTCTCATGTATCAGACTTAATAAAAGACATTTCAACAGAGTTTAATGAAGAACTGTTAAACCCTACAACAAATAAATTAAATTATTCTTCCACCGAGAAAAAAGCTTTAAACCTGGGAGTTTATACAGCCGACTTAGGATATACAAATATATACGAGCAATTTTCGGCAACTACAAAATATATTAAAGTTGTAAGAAGTTTATCTTCGGATTTACAAATCATGAACTCCTATACAAATGAAATCTTATCAGAGATAGAACAAAACATTGAAAACAACGACTCGCTAAACAAAATTTTTACCGAAGCATACAGAGAAGCAGACTTATATTTAACTGATAATAACAGAGAAAATTCTGCAATATTAATTATTACGGGAGGATGGGTTGAAGGTTTGTATCTGATGACTCAAATTGCAAGAAATAATAAAAATAAATTATTGCTTGACAGAATCGGAGAACAAAAATATTCGTTAGATAATTTATTGAAGTTATTAGCACAATTAAAAACAGATAATAAAATTCGTGATGATTTATTAAATCAATTATTTGATTTGCAACTTACTTTTGAAAAAATTATAATTAATTATACTTATGATAAACATATTGTTTTGCCGAATGAAAAAAAGACAATCGTTATCAGTAATACCGAAATATTGATTAATGATAATATTTTAAAAGAAATAACTAAAAAAACAGAAAAACTCAGGAATTCAATTATTAAATAATATTTTTCATGACTAATATCATCAAACATATATTCTTTATTTCGTTTTTTATTCTTTTCCATAATCAAGTATTTGCACAGCTTGATTCTGTAATGAATGATTGTGAAAAATATTTAACAGATGAATATATTTCTGACGGACAACAATATATAAGTCTGTTAACAAGTGAACAAACCGCAGAATTTAATGTTCTGTTTTATGCAGGAAATACATACAGAATAATTTCATGCGGAGGAAATAATAAAGATTTAATATTCATTATTTACGATAAAGACCGAAACGAAATTTTCAATAACAGCGATTATGATAATACGGCATATTGGGATATTCAGTTTGAATCAACAATAAAATGTTTTATAGAGGCAAAGTTAGCTCCCGGTTATGAAAACTCCGGTTTTGCAGTACTGTTAATAGGTCTTAAAAATGAATAATAAAACAACAGCACTAAGATATAAAGAAAAAACACAACACTAATGAGTGAAAATATATTAAAAGCTTTAATGCAATTATTTGCAATCATTGCTCGCCCCAATAGTGATGAAGAAAGCAGAAGACCTCTTGTTAAGCTCTTTTTAAACCAGCAGCTGAACAAAGAACTTGTACAAGAATATTTAATTATTTTTGATAACTATTATCACGACCACCAAAAAAAAGCAAACAGAAAAAGAAATAAAAGAATTGCAGCTTCTTCCGTAAGGATTCTTACAATATGTACATTAATAAACAAAGAATTAACACTTAAACAGAAAATAGTTGTTGTTGTCAGACTTTTAGAATTTATTAGTTCAGAAGGACAAGCAACAGACCAAGAATTTGAATTTGTTAAAACAGTTGCCGATACTTTTCATATTCCTATTGACGAATATAAAAGGTTAGAAGGCTTTGTGTTAAATAAAAATAATTTAATACCTGAAATTGATAATATTCTGGTAATTCAGAAAGAAGACCCTCAAAACAGTAAAGTAAAATTTCTTAAATCCAAATCACTGGATGAACCGTTGATTGTTTACCACAGCACCATTTCAAATATGTACCTGTTTGAATATTACGGTGTTAAGGAGTTATATTTAAACGGTCAATTAATTCTTAAAGACCGCGTTTACGGTTTAAGTGCCGGTTCGGCAATAAGGGATGTAAAAAGAAATCCGATATATTTCAGCGATATCGTAAGTGCTTTTCAAGAAGAAGGTGAAAAAACTCAACTTATTTTTGAAGCAAGAAACCTTACTTATAAATTTAAGAGCGGAAAAAAAGCAATTCATCGTATTGATTTTTCTGAAACAAGCGGAAAACTTGTCGGCATTATGGGAGCCAGCGGTTCCGGAAAATCAACTCTTTTAAATGTCCTGAACGGAAATTATAAAGCAACAACCGGCGAAGTTTTAATTAACGGATTTAATGTTAACAATGATAA is a genomic window of Bacteroidales bacterium containing:
- the prfB gene encoding peptide chain release factor 2 (programmed frameshift), whose translation is MISKEKIQDLLKRKDALRGIFDIENKEKIIAEKEKESQNQDFWNDSKLAEQKLKELSKLKSWVKDFNNIIVSLDDLEIIYDFFEAGESSEKELEEVFQTALTFIEELEFRRMLSNDEDELNAILKINPGAGGTESTDWAEMLMRMYIRWGERNNYKVKQLYYQAGDEAGIKSVTLEFEGEYAYGYLKSESGVHRLVRISPFDSGNRRHTSFASVFVSPAIDDSIEIEINPADITWETFRSGGAGGQSVNKIETGVRVRHKPSGIAVENTESRSQHTNKENALRILKSHLYEIELRKKQEKQAEIEGNKMKIEWGSQIRNYVMHPYKLVKDNRTGHETSDVNGVMDGDLNTFIKKYLMLKGGK
- a CDS encoding class I SAM-dependent methyltransferase, with amino-acid sequence MSITHYFSKNPDKRAKFIFNLIAPLYGKLDNKLQEGFKYSSIELDKEIMVTGKTVLDIGSGTGAWGASINKLGALKTEGIDFSEKMVKQAKKNHPGINFSVADAESLSDFEDNSFDIVTASFVLHGVKKEKRKKMLNEMKRISKKYVVLHDFIGRTPVFIRFLEFLERSDYKNFKKNFCSELEEKFPKTTKISSKFGSGLYIAEKNKNENIS
- a CDS encoding DUF4924 family protein, giving the protein MIISEELRRSNIAEYILYMWQIEDLMRTMNFNIEKIKTDIIDKYDISDEMKENMYNWYNGMLQMIELENIKKSGHLQVIINLVNDLNDLHLWLLNNPAEIKYRKIFELALPHIKALEERMQGTSINDIDVCLHGLYALMLLNLQKKEVLKDTKTALNTFKELISYLASKYHDREKNPDKYFQ
- a CDS encoding arsenate reductase family protein translates to MKIYHNPRCKKSRAGLEYLEEKKISFTKIMYLKDEPFTDETLKSLLKKMNKTPLEIIRTQEKEYKDNFKGKIFTDDEWIKIMVKNPKFIQRPIIETENKAVLGDPPSNIEEIL